Part of the Jatrophihabitans sp. GAS493 genome, GACCAGCGGCGGGACCTGGTTGGTCACCTCATGAGTGGCTGAGTCGGTAGCAGGTGACGTGGTTTCACGTGAGAAAACGGTGCTCATGGAAAGTCAGTGAATCATGCTTTGGTGATGCTGGCAGAATGTTGATACATGTCCCACCCCGCGTCTGTTCCACGCGTCTTCTCCGGCGCGCAGCCCACTTCGACCTCCTTCCACCTGGGCAACTATCTCGGTGCGTTCCGCCAGTGGGTGCCGCTGCAGGACAGCCATGATGCGATCTACTGCGTGGTCGATCTGCACGCCATCACCCTGGAGCCGCCGGAGCCGGCGGTGCTGCGCGAGCGCACCCGGATCGCCGCCGCGCAGATGCTGGCCTCAGGCATCGACCCCGACCGATCCACCCTCTTCGTCCAGAGCCATGTGGCCGCCCATACCCAGCTCTCCTGGGTGTTGGAGTGCGTCGCCGGCTACGGCGAGGCGAGTCGGATGACCCAGTTCAAGGACAAGTCGAGCCGCGGGTTACCGGTCTCGGTGGGCCTGCTGACGTACCCGATGCTGATGGCGGCCGACATCCTGCTCTACCAGGCCGACGAGGTGCCCGTCGGTGAGGACCAGCGCCAGCACATCGAGCTCACCCGCGACCTCGCGCAGCGCTTCAACGCCCGCTACGGCGAGACGTTCACCGTGCCGAAGGGTTTCATCCCCAAGCAGTCAGCCAAGATCCTGGATCTGCAGGACCCGACGGCCAAGATGAGCAAGTCACTGGGCGACGCCGGGACGCTGAACCTCCTCGACGACCCGGCCGTGCTCACCAAGAAGATCAAGCGGGCGGTCACCGACACCGACTCCGACATCCGCTACGACCCGGAGCAGAAGCCGGGCGTCTCG contains:
- the trpS gene encoding tryptophan--tRNA ligase; the encoded protein is MSHPASVPRVFSGAQPTSTSFHLGNYLGAFRQWVPLQDSHDAIYCVVDLHAITLEPPEPAVLRERTRIAAAQMLASGIDPDRSTLFVQSHVAAHTQLSWVLECVAGYGEASRMTQFKDKSSRGLPVSVGLLTYPMLMAADILLYQADEVPVGEDQRQHIELTRDLAQRFNARYGETFTVPKGFIPKQSAKILDLQDPTAKMSKSLGDAGTLNLLDDPAVLTKKIKRAVTDTDSDIRYDPEQKPGVSNLLAILASVTDQDVLKVADEYSGQGYGQLKVAVADAVVAFCAPLAERSGKLLADPAELDRILAKGADRAREVADPTLTDAYAKVGFLPPAARA